The Fusobacterium sp. FSA-380-WT-3A genome has a window encoding:
- a CDS encoding thioredoxin family protein codes for MGLFDKLFKKDCGCSCGAEKIEKVDIEKTSCQCECKNSDKKVLVKILGSGCKNCNTLEENTLEALKELGFEFQLEHVRDFSEIAKYGIMSTPGLWVDGKIVSYGKVLSKEQIKNLIEKN; via the coding sequence ATGGGATTATTTGATAAATTATTTAAAAAAGATTGTGGTTGTTCTTGTGGTGCTGAGAAAATAGAAAAAGTTGATATAGAAAAAACTTCTTGTCAATGTGAATGTAAAAATTCTGATAAAAAAGTTTTAGTTAAAATTTTAGGTTCTGGCTGTAAAAATTGTAATACTTTGGAGGAAAATACTTTAGAAGCTCTAAAAGAACTAGGATTTGAATTTCAATTAGAACATGTGAGAGATTTTTCTGAGATTGCTAAATATGGAATAATGTCTACTCCAGGTCTATGGGTAGATGGAAAAATTGTTTCTTACGGAAAAGTTTTATCAAAAGAACAAATAAAAAATTTAATAGAAAAAAATTAG
- a CDS encoding metalloregulator ArsR/SmtB family transcription factor translates to MNKYEKNSKIFKAFCDPNRLKIIHLLQKGELCGCKLLEQLNIGQPTLSHHMKILIDSGIVKGFKNGKWMYYSLDVDGFKNVKNILEDILKDR, encoded by the coding sequence ATGAATAAATATGAAAAAAACTCTAAAATTTTTAAAGCTTTTTGTGACCCAAATAGACTTAAAATTATTCATCTTTTACAAAAAGGAGAGTTATGTGGTTGTAAATTATTAGAGCAATTAAATATTGGACAGCCTACTTTATCTCATCATATGAAAATTTTAATAGATTCTGGAATTGTTAAAGGTTTTAAAAATGGAAAGTGGATGTATTATTCTCTTGATGTAGATGGTTTTAAAAATGTAAAAAATATTTTAGAGGATATATTAAAAGATAGATAA